The Ignavibacteria bacterium genome contains the following window.
TTTCAATATATTTTTCTTGAGCGAGTGAATCATAAAATAAAAATTCATCTTCACGATATTGATCAAAAAAAGAATAGAGAGATCTGCCAGGTCCGCTCCTTAACGAAATAACAAGAAATAAATTCAATTTTTCTGTTAGATTAACGATGTTATCAAGGTTTGCTAAACTTAGTGAATCGATCTGGTAAGGCGGAAAATAAGTAAAAACCCCAGGATAATTTGCTACAACTAAATTCGCACCGAGTTTTTTTAATTCTATCAGGTCTTTCTCTGTGATCGGATTTCGCATTGAGAACGGAGAGAAATGCATGTAGGGATGAATATTTGCACCTCTGAAGAACGAATCAATTTTCCAAAGATTAATAATATCAGCTTCAGAGTTCTTCTGTGAAAAAATGTTTAATTTTTCACAAAGATTTGATAATGTTTGAATTAGAGAAATCGTTGTATCGGTATCTTTATTAAAAGAAAGCGAAAATGTTGTATTTTTTGTAATCGAAAGAAAAACTATTATTGCTAAAAATAATTTCATAAATAATTCAGGTTAAAGTTATGAGAAAATTTATTTTAGTTTATTTAACAATAATATCGATAGGTTTTAATTCCTGTCAAGCTCAAGAAAAAATTTACGTTGCTTTCTGGAATTTAGAAAATCTTTTTGATACAATTGATGATCCATCAAATCCTGGGGATGATGAGTATTTACCAACCTCAAAGTCACAATGGGACGAAGTCAAATTTGATAAGAAATTAAGTAATCTTTCAAAAATCATTCGAAGTATGAATGATGGAAATGGCCCAGATATTTTAGGAGTTTGTGAAGTTGAAAATAGATATGTACTCGAAGAACTATCAAAAAGATTTCTTAAAGATATGAACTTTGAAATTGTTCATTTTGATTCTAAGGATCCGAGAGGTATTGATGTAGGATTACTTTTTAAGAAAAATAAATTTCAAGTTATTCACTCAGAAAAGATTCAAGTTCCACTTCAAGGTAATACAAGAGATATACTTTACACTACCTTAAAATTTAAAGACGACACATTAAATATTTTTGTCAATCACTGGCCATCAAGAAGAGGAGGTGAATTGGAATCTGAGCCACGAAGAATAAAAGCCGCAACTGCATTAAGAAATAAGGTCGATTCACTTTTAGGCAAAAATATATCCGCTAATATTGTTATTATGGGTGATTTCAATGATATGCCTGATAATAAATCTATCCTGATGACATTGCAAGCTATTCCATTCGATTGTGATAACTTGGCTCCGGAATACACCTATAATCTTTATAACACAGCATACAAGAAATATTCTCAGGGATTGGGTTCTTATTTTCATCAGGGTAATTTCAATATGCTTGATCAAATTATTATATCAAAAGCTTTGTTAGATAAAAAGAAATTAGATTATGAGTGTGACTCATTTTCAATAATTAGTAATGAATTAAATACCACACGTTCTGGCAGATATAAAGGGGCACCTTATCCAACTTTTGGTTCTGGAAGATATTTAAGTGGTTATAGCGATCATTTCCCTGTCGGTGCAAGCTTTATTTATATAGGTAAAAAATGAAACACCTATTAATTACTGGTGCATCAGGCAATCTTGGGAGAGAACTTATAAAGTATCTTAATTTTGATAAATATGAAAAGATATATCTGGTCGTAAATTTAGAAAAACTAAATCAAATTGATATAGAAAAAAGTAAATTCAAAATTTTTTCTGATTTTGACCTTGCATCCGAAGATTCAGTAAAACAGATTTTTAATCAAATTAATGTTCTAGAACACGATGAACTTTTTGTTATTCACTTAGTCGGTGGTTACACTGGTGGGAAATTATTCTGGGAATTTGATGCAGCGGATTTGAAATTAATGATCAATAAAAATTTGATTTCATCATTCTTGATTTCAAAATACACAGCAAAAAAGCTGCTTAATGGCTCAGGTGGGAGTATCTTTTTTATATCAGCAAGACTATCAATTCATTATGAACCAAAAAGATCAGTTTACGCCATTTCTAAATCGGCCTTAAATTTTCTTTTAAAAGTCATTGAAATTGAAGGTAATGATTTAAATCTAACTGTAAATGCAGCTGCACCGAAGGTAATTTTAACTGAAGAAAATAAGAAGTGGATAGCCGAAAATGAATACCACAAACATATTTCACCGCAGCAGTTAGCTAAACAAATTGAGTTTGTATTTCAAGATTATCAAAGATACAATGGAAATATTTTTTTGGTTAATGATTAATTGACTTTAGATTAACAAAATCTTAAAATTGT
Protein-coding sequences here:
- a CDS encoding endonuclease/exonuclease/phosphatase family protein, with product MRKFILVYLTIISIGFNSCQAQEKIYVAFWNLENLFDTIDDPSNPGDDEYLPTSKSQWDEVKFDKKLSNLSKIIRSMNDGNGPDILGVCEVENRYVLEELSKRFLKDMNFEIVHFDSKDPRGIDVGLLFKKNKFQVIHSEKIQVPLQGNTRDILYTTLKFKDDTLNIFVNHWPSRRGGELESEPRRIKAATALRNKVDSLLGKNISANIVIMGDFNDMPDNKSILMTLQAIPFDCDNLAPEYTYNLYNTAYKKYSQGLGSYFHQGNFNMLDQIIISKALLDKKKLDYECDSFSIISNELNTTRSGRYKGAPYPTFGSGRYLSGYSDHFPVGASFIYIGKK
- a CDS encoding SDR family oxidoreductase, with translation MKHLLITGASGNLGRELIKYLNFDKYEKIYLVVNLEKLNQIDIEKSKFKIFSDFDLASEDSVKQIFNQINVLEHDELFVIHLVGGYTGGKLFWEFDAADLKLMINKNLISSFLISKYTAKKLLNGSGGSIFFISARLSIHYEPKRSVYAISKSALNFLLKVIEIEGNDLNLTVNAAAPKVILTEENKKWIAENEYHKHISPQQLAKQIEFVFQDYQRYNGNIFLVND